Within Microbacterium oryzae, the genomic segment GCCGCGCGCGTCATGGTCGGCGTGCTGAGCTACGGCTTCCCGGTCTGGCTGAACAGCATGGGCCTCCACGGCCTCGGCGCGCTGCTCATCGGCATCCTGTCCGTCGCGCTTCTCGTCGGGACGATCTGGGCGCCCGACACCCAGGGGAAGACGCTCGAGCAGATCGAGGAGGAGCGCTACCGCTCGTCCTCGCGCGAGAAGCTCACCGTCTGAGCCGTCCGCACGCGAGAAGGCCCCCGCGTCGATCCATCGAGATCGGCGCGGGGGCCTTCTTCTTGCGTTCAAACGATGTCGTCTCGTCGCGGGGACACGGTATTCACGCGCGGATGGTGTCGCCTCGGTGAGACGACATCGTCTGGCGGTCGAAGGGGGCCGGCCTCACCCGCCCGCACCGGCCGCCCCCGCGACCCGGCTCCCGCCCGCCGCGGGTGTCAGCCCCGGGCCGCGGCGAGCTGCGACTCGAGGTGGAACACCTCGGGGAAGTGCTCGGAGTTCTGATCCGCGCGGCCGTCGAGCGCGACGAAGAACGGAGCCATCGACTCCTCCCACCGCGCGGCGACCTCGGAGGTCGCGAGGTACGCCTGCGAAGCGGCGTCGTCGTCCGTCTCGTAGAAGCCGACGAGCTCGCCGCCGCCGACGTGGAAGATCGAGTAGTGCCGGCGCCCGGACGCCGCGATCTCCTCGAGCATCTCCGGCCACACCGGACTGTGCCGCTCGATGTACTCGTCGAGCATCTCCGGCTTCACGCGAAGACGGAAGCAGACGCGCTGCGGGGTGGTGTCGGTGCTCATGCGGGCCTCTCTCACAACGAAAGGTCCATCGTACGCACGGCGTCAGGGGCGGCCGTCGGCCATCCGCTCGTCGTCCTCGTCCATCCGGATGGCCGTGGTCTGGGCGACCTGATCGCTGAACTCCTCGGGCGCGACGGTGGGCGTCGCCTGCGTGATGATCTCGAGGGGGCGGGTCTCCTCGAGCGCGACGCCGAAGCGGTTGCCGCTCTCACGGTGCAGGCGCCCGGATCGGAGGACCCACGCCAGCCCGATGAGGCACGCGACGAGGCCGGCGATGCCGCCGAGCGTGATCGCCGCCCGCGGACCGAAGGTATCGGCGACCCAGCCCGCGATCGGCGCGCCGATCGGCGTCGAGCCCATGATGACGGCCATGTAGAGCGCGAGCACGCGGCCGCGGAGCGCCGGATCCGAGTTCGTCTGCACGTACCCGTTCGCGGTGGTGAGCATGGTGACGGTGCCGAACCCGACGAAGACGAGCACGGCGGCGTACGTCCAGTAGCTCGGCATCATCGCGGAGACGATCGAGGCGACGCCGAAGCCGCCGGCCGCGAACATCACGATGCGCAGCCGCGCGCGCTCCCGACGCGCGGCGAGCAGCGCGCCGGCGAGCGAGCCGATCGCGAGCACCGAGCTCAGCACGCCGTAGCCGTCGGCCTGCCGCCCGAACTCCAGCGCCATCGTCGAGGCGAAGATCGGGAAGTTCATGCCGAACGCGCCCACGAGGAACACCATCGCGAATGCCACCATCAAGTCGGGCCGGCGCGAGACGTAGCGGAAGCCGTCGGCGAGGCGCGCGGCCCCCTGCCGCCGCACCCGCGGCACGAGCTCGCGCGTGCGCATGGCGAGAAGCGCGACGATCATCGCGAGGAAGGTCGCGGCGTTGAGGAAGAACACCCAGCCGCTGCCGACCGCGACGATGAGCACGCCGCCGACGGCGGGGCCGATGAGACGCGCCATGTTGAACGACGCGGAGTTCAGGGCGACCGCGTTCGCCGCGTACCGGCGCTCGACGACGTCGGAGACGAACGCCTGACGCGCGGGGCTGTCGAAGGCGTTGGCGATGCCGAAGCCGAGCGCGAACAGCAACATGAGGGGGAGCGTCATGACCCCGGCGAGCAGCAGCGCGCCCACCGCGAGGGCGAGGAGGAGCAGCGCGGACTGCGTGACGACCAGCAGGCGTCGCCGGTCGAAGCGGTCGGCGACCCAGCCCGTGACGCTCACGAGCACGAGCGGCGGGCCGAACTGCAGCGCCATCGTTGCGCCCATGGCGGTCGCGTCGTTGTTCGTCAGCTCGGTGAGCACGACCCAGTCCTGTGCGGTGGACTGCATCCATCCGCCCACGTTGGAGATGAGCGCGCCGAGGAACCAGATGCGGTAGTTGTACGACGCGAAGGATCGGAACATCGCGTTCATCGCTCCACCTCCCTCATGATGATCGCGGCGGCTCGCCGCAGGGTCTCCCGGTCGTCGCCGTCGAGCCCCGACAGGACCTTCGACAGCCACTCGTCGCGTCGGCGGACGGTCTCCTCGACGACGCGACGGCCGCTGTCGGTGATGACGATGTCGACCTTGCGGCGGTCGACGCCGTTCTCGGTGCGGCTGAGGTGGCCGAGCTCCTCGAGGCAGTTGACGGTGCGGTTCATGGATGGCGCGGTGACGCCCTCGCGCTCGGCCAGCGCCGAGAGGGTGTGCGGCCCGTGCAGCTTGAGCGCCACCAGCACCGCGAACTGCCCGTCGGTCATGTCCGACACCGCGCGCTGCTGCTTGAGGCGGCGGGACAGGCGGAAGACGGCGGCGCGCAACTCGGAGGCGTCGGCGGAGAGCTTCGAGGATGCGGATTGCTTAGCCATGTGAATCATTAGCCTAGCTCATTAGTAAAGCTAAGGGAAGGGGTGTGTAGGATCGCCGCATGCCGGAGTTCGCCGACGCGCACGGGGTCGTCATCGTCTACGACGTGCACGAGCCCGAGGGCCAGCCGCGGGGCGTGGTGCAGGTGCTGCACGGCGTCGGCGAGCACGCCGGGCGGTACGCCGCGCTCGCCGCGGCGCTCACCGCCGCCGGCTACGTCGTCTATGCCGACGACCACCGCGGGCACGGCCGCACCGGCATGCGCCAGCACGGCGACGCGGCGAAGCTCGGCCGGCTCGGCGTGGGCGGCCACCGCGCGGCCGTCGACGCCGTCTGGCAGCTGAGTCAGCGGATCCGGGCGGAGCGGCCGGGGCTGCCGCTCGTGCTGCTCGGTCACTCGTGGGGGTCCTTCCTCGCGCAGATCCTCTTCGACGCCCACCCTGAGGCGTACGACGGCGTCATCCTCGTCGGCTCCTCGCTGCGCTGGCCCGGGTCGCTCAACGCGGGCGATCTCAACGCGCGGTGGAAGGCCGTCGGCGCCACCGGCGTCGAATGGCTCTCGGTCGACCCGGCCGTGCAGAAGGCGTTCCTCGACGACCCGCTCGCCGTGAACACGCCGCTGCTCAAGCTCTTCGGCCCGGCCGAGGCCGCCCGGATCTACGGACGCCCACGGCGCGACCTCCGGCAGCGGGCGGGGCGGGACGTGCCGGTCCTCCTGCTCGTCGGGCGCGACGACTCGGTCGGCGGGCCGCGCGGCGTCCACCGCCTCGCCCGCGCCTATCGCGAGCGCGGGGGGCTGACGGATGTCACCACGCTCGTCTACGACGGACGTCACGAGATCCTCAACGAGCCCGTGCAGGGGCAGGTGCGCGCGGACATCCGCGCCTGGCTCGACGCGCGCATCCCCGCGCCGTCCTAGCGCTGCCGTCTCTTCGCCCCCCGCTGTCGGCCGGCGCGCGGGAGGGACGACGTAGGCTGGTCGGGTGCATGGCGAGTACAAGGTCCCCGGTGGAAAGCTCGTGGTCGTCGACCTCGAGGTCGAGGCCGGGAGGATCTCGTCGTTCCACCTCGCGGGCGACTTCTTCCTCGAGCCCGACACCGCGCTCGACGACATCAACCGCGCCGTGACCGGCCTGCCCGACACCGCCGAGGTGTCGACGATCGCCGCCGCGATCCGCGCGCAGCTCCCCGATGGGGTGCAGATGCTCGGCTTCACGCCGGAGGCGGTGGGCACAGCCGTCCGCCGCGCCCTCGTCACCGCGTCGACGTGGAGCGACTTCGAGTGGGAGGTCATCGACGACCCCGCCGTGTCGCCCATGACGAACCTCGCCCTCGACGAGGTGCTCACCGGCCGCGTCGGCGACGGGCGCCGCAAGCCGACGCTGCGCATCTGGGAGTGGGATCAGTCCGCCGTCGTCATCGGCTCGTTCCAGTCGTACCGCAACGAGGTCGACCCGGAGGGGGCGAAGCGGCACGGCTTCCAGGTCGTGCGCCGCATCTCCGGCGGCGGCGCCATGCTCATGGGCGCCGAGCAGATCATCACGTACTCGCTGTACGTGCCGGCGTCTCTCGTCGCGGGCCTCACGTTCGCCGACTCCTACGCGTTCCTCGACGACTGGGTGCTGCAGGCACTGCGCGAGGTCGGCATCGACGCGACCTACCAGCCCCTCAACGACATCGCGAGCCCGTCGGGCAAGATCGGCGGCGCCGCGCAGAAGCGCCTCGCGAACGGCGGCGTGCTGCATCACGCCACGCTCTCCTACGACATCGACGGCCAGGTCATGACCGAGGTGCTCCGCATCGGGCGCGAGAAGCTCAGCGACAAGGGCACGACGTCCGCCGCGAAGCGGGTCGACCCCATCCGCAGCCAGACGGGGATGGCGCGGCGTGAGATCCTCGACCGGTTCATCGCGTCGTTCCAGAGGTTCACGGGCGCCGAGCGCGGCCATGTGGCGCCGGACGAGCTCGCCGAGGCGGAGGAGCTCGTGCGCACGAAGTTCTCCACCGACGCCTGGCTGCACCGCGTCCCGTGACCTCCGACATCCTCGACGGCGAGCCGCTCGCGGCGCTCACGCCGGGACGCGGCGCCGTGGCCATCCACTACGGCGACAACCTCGACGTCGCCGCCACCCTGCCCGACGGCGCCTTCACGATCGCCTACCTCGACCCGCCGTTCAACACCGGGCGGGGGCGCGAGACCGACGAGAGCCGTCGCGGCTTCTCCGTGCACGTCCCCGACGCGCCGGCGCTGGAGCCGGAGGAGCCGATGGCGATCGAGCTCGAGGACGGCGCGCTGTTCGGCAGCCCCGACGGCGCCGACATCGCGGCGGTCGACACCCGCGAGGCGGAGATCCGCGCGGCGTCGCACACCGGCTTCCATGGGCGCAGCTACGAGCGCGTGCGCGGGGCCCTGCGGTCGTTCGACGATCGGTTCGACGACTACTGGGGCTTCCTCATGCCGCGCATCGAGGAGGCCTGGCGCCTCCTCGCCGACGACGGCACCCTGTACCTGCACCTGGACTACCGCGAGGCGCACTATGCGAAGGTCATGCTCGACGCCGTGTTCGGGCGGGACTCGTTCCTCAACGAGCTGATCTGGGCCTACGACTACGGGGCGAAGTCGCGGCGGCGCTGGCCCACCAAGCACGACACGATCCTCGTCTACGTCAAGGATCCCGACCGGTACTGGTTCGACTCCGAGGCCGTCGACCGCGAGCCCTACATGGCACCCGGGCTCGTCACGCGTGAGAAGGCACGGCGCGGGAAGCTGCCCACCGACGTGTGGTGGCACACCATCGTGCCGACGAGCGGCGGCGAGCGCACCGGCTACGCCACGCAGAAGCCCGAGGGCATCCTGCGGCGCATCGTGCAGGCGTCGTCGCGCCCCGGCGACCGCGTGCTCGACATGTTCGCCGGCAGCGGGACGACGGGCGCGGTCGCCGCCGCGCTCGGCCGCGACGCCGTGCTCATCGACGACAACCCCGACGCCATCCGCATTATGGGCGACCGCATCCCCGACGCCCGTGTCGTGCTGCGCCGCTACACGCGCCGCGCGCCCTGACCCGCGCCCCGGAGGCGCGGCCCGTCGCGTGTTCAGGCGAGTGGGATGGCCCCGTCGTAGGCGTGCAGGTCCTCTCGCGACGCCGGGCGGGGATGGGTGAACACGCGCGACGGCGCAGAGCCCGCGGTCCACGGGCTCCAGTCCGCCGCGTGCTCGTGCGCGAACCGCACCGCCGCGCCGTGCACGTCGTCGGCGAGGTCCTGCGGCGGATCCTCGCCGGCGATCATCTCGACGCCCTCGGCGTCGAGCACGTCGAAGAAGAACGGCACGTCGAGGCAGTGCAGCGACCATCCGCGCACGGGAGAGACCCACTCGAACCGATACGCCCACGTCCGCGCACCGGCCGTCGCCGAGCGGACGCGGCCGATCCGCACGACGTGCCGGCGGAAGAGCGCGTCGGTGACGAAGCGGCCGATCGCGGCGGGAACGCCGCGCTCCCGGCGCAGCTCCGCATTCGCCCGCAGGTACGCGCGACGGCGCTTCCACGGCAGACCGAGGACGGCGAGCACGAGTCCGGCAGGCAGCCACCGCAGCCACTTCCGGTAGTCGTCGACGATCATCGAGAACTCGTCGTCGGTCGTGCCGAGCACGAGAGGCTTGTCGGAGCCCACGCCGTTCGCGAGCGCGCGGACGGTCGGCTCGGGGATGAGGTCGCCATCGACCACGGGGCCGAGGCGGAGCCCGCCCGACAGCACGGCCTGCGCGCCGTGCAGGTCGTGCATGCCGATGAGGTCCTGCGCCGCGAGGCGCACCTGCTTCTCGGTGAGGCTGCGCCATCCCGCCACCGTGGGCTCGACGCCGCCCTCCTGCGCGACCATCCGCCCGAAGCGCTCGGCCTCATCGGGCATGATCGCGCCGATCGTGGCCGACATCGCCCAGGCGCCGGCGAAGAGGTGCTGCGCTGCGGGCATGCCGAGGAGGGTGACCACCGCGCCCGCGCCGGCCGACTGCCCGGCGATCGTGACCTGCGCGGGATCGCCGCCGAAGCCGCGGATGTTCCGCTGCACCCACTCGAGCGCCGCCAGCCAGTCCCGCACGCCGCGGTTGCTCGGCGCATCCGCGATCCAGCCGAAGCCGTCGAAGCCGAGTCGGTACGACGCGGTGACGACGACGACCCCGTCGCGGGCGAACGACCGCCCGTCGTACCAGGGGCTCGCGGGGGAACCCGACACGTACGCGCCGCCGTGGAAATAGACGATCACGGGCAGCGCCGCATGCGGGTCGGTCGTCGGGGTGAAGATGTTGACGTTGAGGGTCGACGGCCCCGGCACCGACGGCTCGGGGATCAGCGTGATGCCGGTGGCGCCGCGCTGCGGGGTCGCGCCCTGCCGAGTCGCGTCGTAAATGTCCTCCCGGTACTCCGGCCGCATCGGCGCCTGAAAGCGGAGGGCTCCGCGCGGCGGCCGCGCGTACGGGATGCCGAGGAACGTCGCGCACTCGCCGCGCCAGAAGCCGCGCACCCGGCCGGCGTCGGTGAGCACCAGCGGCTGCTCGACGTGATCGTTCTGCGCTCCCACGAGACCAGTATGCCGGGCGCTCAGAACAGCTGCCGCCAGTTCGCGCGCGCCAGGTCGAGCAGCTCGTCGCCCCGCCCCGACAGCACCGTGCGGATGGCGTAGAGCGCGAATCCGCCGACCTGGTCGGCCGAGATGGATGGCGGCAGCGAGAGCTCCTGCCGCTCGGTCACGACGTCGAGGAGAGCCGGCCCATCATGCGCGAGCAGCTCGGCCACGGCGTCGGGCAGCTGATCCGACCGCTCGACGCGGATGCCCTTGATGCCGAGCGCATTCGCCACCGCGGCGAAGTCGGGGTTGGCGAGGTCGGTGCCGTACGTGACGAACCCCGCGGCCTTCATCTCCAGCTCGACGAAGTTCAGCGAGGAGTTGTTGAAGACCACCGTCTTCACCGGCAGCTTGTTCTGCGTGAGCGTGATGAGCTCGCCGAGCATCATGGCGAGTCCGCCGTCTCCGGCGAGGGCGACGACCTGCCGATCGCGGTCGGCAGCCTGCGCGCCGATGCCGTGCATGAGCGCGTTCGCCATGGAGCCGTGGCTGAACGAGCCGACGAGTCGGCGTCGACCGTTCATCGTGAGGTAGCGGCTCGCCCACACGACGGGGGAGCCGACATCGGCGGTGAAGACGGTGTCGTCGCCCGCCGCCTCGTCGATGAGACGGGCGAGGTATTGCGGATGGATCGGGTGCGAGCCGCGCCGCGGAACGGCGAGCTCGTCGAGCTTGCGCCGCGTCTTGACGTAGTGATCGCGCGCGTCCTCCAGGTGGCTGCGGGAGCGGCCATCCGCCAGCCTCGGCAGGAGCGCCGCGGCGGTCGCCTTCACGTCGCCGACGAGGCCGAGGTCGAGCGGATGGCGCCGCCCGAGCTGGGAGCCGCGGATGTCGACCTGAATGGTCTTCGCGTGATCGGGGTAGAACTGCGGGTACGGGAAGTCGGTGCCGAGCATGAGGACCGCGTCGGCCGCGTCCATGGCGCGGTAGCCGGACGCGAAGCCGAGCAGGCCCGTCAGACCCACGTCGTACGGGTTGTCGTACTCGAGGAACTCCTTGCCGCGCAGTGCGTGGACGATGGGAGCTGCGAGCCGGTCGGCGAGAGCGACCACCTCGTCGTGCGCGCCCTGCGTTCCCGCTCCGGCGAGGATGGTGACCTTCTTCGCTCCGTCGAGGATGCGCACGGCGCGCGCGAGCTCCTCCTCGCTCGGCACCACGACCGGATGCGTGCGCTCGATGACGGTCACGCGCTCGGAGGCCGCGTCGGCGAGCGCCACGTCGCCCGGGATGACGATGACCGCCACGCCGCGCTGCTCGATGGCGGCGCGCATGGCGATCTCGAGGATGCGCGGCATCTGGCTCGGGTCGGCGACGTACTCCACGTACACACTGCACTCGCGGAACAGCTCCTGCGGGTGCGTCTCCTGGAAGTAGTTCGTGCCGATCTCGGAGGTGGGGATGTGGGCGGCGATCGCGAGCACCGGCACACGCGAGCGCTGCGCGTCGTAGAGCCCGTTGATGAGGTGGAGGTTGCCGGGGCCGCACGATCCGGCGGCGACGGCGAGCTCGCCGGTGAGGGCGGCGTCGGCCGCGGCGGCGAAGGCGGCGGACTCCTCGTGGCGCACGTGCACCCACTCGACGGACCCGTCCTTGCGCAGAGCGTCGGTGAAGCCGTTGAGGGAGTCGCCCGGGATGCCGTACACCCGCTCGACGCCGTTCGCCTTCAGCACCTCGACGATGTTCTCTGCCACGTTGGTCATGGGCCCTGCCTCCGCTCGCGTCTGCTCCGTCGCCATCGACGTTACGCCCGATCCCGGACGTCGGGGCCGACGCGCACTGATCCTCTTGACGCGGCACGCGGCGAGGACGATCATCCACACGACGGCGTGCGACGACGGGACGATCATGGCCGATCCGCAGACTCATCCGGGCGCGCCCGCGCCACCCGAGAACGGCATGCGCAGCTTCGTGCACGTGCTCGTGAACACCGCGTTCGCGAACATCACCACGAGCTACCTGTGGTTCGGGCTGACGTTCTGGATCTACCTCGAGACCGAGAACGTGATCGCGACGGGCGTCATCGGCGGCGCGTACATGCTCTTCATCGCGCTGTTCAGCATGTTCTTCGGCACGCTCGTCGACCGGTTCCGCAAGAAGGCGGTCATGGCGTGGGCGACGCTCGCCGCCTTTGTCGTCTTCTGCCTCGACGCCGTGTTCTACTTCCTCCTCGGCGAGGAGCGGATGGTCGATCTCACCGAGCCCTGGTTCTGGATCTTCGCGGTCGTGATGCTGGCGGGAGCGGTCGTCGAGCAGCTGCGCAACATCGCGCTGTCGACGACCGTCACCCTGCTCGTCCCCGTCGAGAAGCACGCGAACGCGAACGGGCTCGTCGGCACGGTGCAGGGGCTGGCCTTCCTCGTGACGAGCGTCTTCAGCGGCCTGTCGATCGGCTTCCTCGGCATGGGAGGGACCATCCTCATCGCCCTCGTCGCGATCGCCCTCTCGCTCGTGCACCTCCTCGCCATCCGCATCCCCGAGCGCGAGATCGTGCACGCGGAGGGGCAGCCGCGCTGGGTGGACGTCGCCGGCGGCGTGCGGGCGGTGCGCCTCGTCCCGGGGCTGCTGACGCTCATCCTCTTCACGACGCTGAACAACCTCGTCGGCGGCGTCTACATGGCGCTGATGGATCCGTACGGGCTCGAGATGTTCTCCGTCGAGATGTGGGGCATCTGGCTCGCCGTCACCTCCACCGGCTTCATCGTCGGCGGCATGGTGATCGCGAAGGTCGGCCTCGGGCGCAACCCGATCCGGACGATGCTCCTCATCGCGGCGTTCATCGGCCTCGTCGGCGCGGTCTTCGCCCTCCGCGAGTGGGCGTGGCTGTACGTCGCGGGGATGTGGGTCTACATGTGCTTCGTGCCGGCGGTCGAGGCGGCCGAGCAGACGGTCATCCAGAAGGTGACGCCGTACGAGAAGCAGGGCCGCGTGTTCGGATTCGCGATGACGTTCGAGGCGGCCTCCGCGCCGATCACGTCGTTCCTCATCGCGCCGATCGCGCAACTGTGGGTCATTCCGTACATGCGGTTGGAAGACGGGCAGCGACGCTGGTCGTGGCTGCTGGGCGAGGGAGACGCCCGCGGCATCGGTCTGGTGTTCCTCGTGGCGGGTGTCGTGGCGGTCGCCCTCGCACTCTCCGGATTCCTGCTGCCCGCCTACCGCACGCTGTCGAAGCAGTTCACGACGGATGGCCAGGGTGCGGCCACGAATGAGCCTGCGTCGAGCGAGGGTCTGATCTCACCGGTCGAGGCGCGGGCGGGGTTCGACGAACCGGCGACGCCCGATCACTCGCCCGAGCGGTAGCCGCGCAGCTTCTCGGTGAGCGTGAGGAGCGTTCGCAGCTCCTCGTCGTCGAAGCACGCCATGTGCTCGGCGATGCTGCGTCCGTGCGCGGCGCCGATGACGCGGAAGGCGTGCGCGCCCTCCTCGGTGGCGGTGACCAGCGCGCCGCGACCGTCGTCGGGATCGCTGCACTTCGTCACCAGGCCGCGGCCGACCATCCGATCGACCAGCCGCGAGACGCTGGGCTGGCTGATGAGCATGTTGGCCGTCACGTCGCGCAGTCGCGCCGTCATGTCGGGCGCGCGGGTCACGGTGAGGAGCACGTCGTACTCCGCCTGCGAGAGGTCGCTGCCGACGAAATCGCCGGAGAGCTTGCCGAACACCTCGTGCTGCGCTCGGAAGAGGCTCTCCCACGCTTCGATCGCGAGTCTTCGATCCCCCATGCGTTCAGGGTAGCGGTCTATGCGCGCTCATAGGTCGTGCGCGCGAACGGCGAGCGAGCCCGAACGCAAGTAAGGGCCGGGCGGAGAGGAAGCCGCCCGGCCCTTGTCCCTTGCACCAAGAGTGTCCTGCAATCACATGTCGGCAGCTGCCACAGCAAAACAGCTACCGTGCGATGACTCTATAACGGCGAGGTAACGAGGGCAAGGGGTGGCGTTACCTTTCTGTGACTCCGACGCGGGAGCAGGTCGACCAGCGCCACGACGATGAGCACCGCGACCAGCGTCGCGCCGACGAGCAGCGCAGGGAGGGAACCGCCGAATGCACCCGTCCCCGCGCATGCCGCGACCGCGACCAGCCGCGCATACTCGATTCGACGAGTCGCCCGCAGCCGGAGAGCGAATTGTGCGAGGAGGAAGAGCGCGGGCCCGGCGACGACGGCGATGAGCTTTGCGCTCGCCAGGGGAGTCCACGGGTGGGCGATGACGATCTCGTCGCCCACCGCCGTCAGGATGATTCCACCGACGATCAGGACGTGCCCGTAGGTGTAGATGTCCCGCGCGCGGCCGGTGCGGTTCGCCTGGTCGTCGAGGGAGCGCTCGCCGAGTCCCCGCGTGGACACGAAGTACAGCCACCAGAGCGCTGCCGAGCCGGCGAACGCGCTGATGAAGGCCGCCGCTGTCGCGGCATCCAGCTCGCGTGCGGCGGTCGTCGCCCCGGTCTGGATGATCGTCTCGCCGATGGCGGCGATCACGATCAGCCCGAACCGCTCGGTGAAGTGGCCGGTAGCGAGGCGCCAGGATCCCGCTGCGAGCCGGGGGC encodes:
- a CDS encoding L-rhamnose mutarotase — translated: MSTDTTPQRVCFRLRVKPEMLDEYIERHSPVWPEMLEEIAASGRRHYSIFHVGGGELVGFYETDDDAASQAYLATSEVAARWEESMAPFFVALDGRADQNSEHFPEVFHLESQLAAARG
- a CDS encoding MFS transporter, which codes for MFRSFASYNYRIWFLGALISNVGGWMQSTAQDWVVLTELTNNDATAMGATMALQFGPPLVLVSVTGWVADRFDRRRLLVVTQSALLLLALAVGALLLAGVMTLPLMLLFALGFGIANAFDSPARQAFVSDVVERRYAANAVALNSASFNMARLIGPAVGGVLIVAVGSGWVFFLNAATFLAMIVALLAMRTRELVPRVRRQGAARLADGFRYVSRRPDLMVAFAMVFLVGAFGMNFPIFASTMALEFGRQADGYGVLSSVLAIGSLAGALLAARRERARLRIVMFAAGGFGVASIVSAMMPSYWTYAAVLVFVGFGTVTMLTTANGYVQTNSDPALRGRVLALYMAVIMGSTPIGAPIAGWVADTFGPRAAITLGGIAGLVACLIGLAWVLRSGRLHRESGNRFGVALEETRPLEIITQATPTVAPEEFSDQVAQTTAIRMDEDDERMADGRP
- a CDS encoding MarR family winged helix-turn-helix transcriptional regulator, with the translated sequence MAKQSASSKLSADASELRAAVFRLSRRLKQQRAVSDMTDGQFAVLVALKLHGPHTLSALAEREGVTAPSMNRTVNCLEELGHLSRTENGVDRRKVDIVITDSGRRVVEETVRRRDEWLSKVLSGLDGDDRETLRRAAAIIMREVER
- a CDS encoding alpha/beta hydrolase → MPEFADAHGVVIVYDVHEPEGQPRGVVQVLHGVGEHAGRYAALAAALTAAGYVVYADDHRGHGRTGMRQHGDAAKLGRLGVGGHRAAVDAVWQLSQRIRAERPGLPLVLLGHSWGSFLAQILFDAHPEAYDGVILVGSSLRWPGSLNAGDLNARWKAVGATGVEWLSVDPAVQKAFLDDPLAVNTPLLKLFGPAEAARIYGRPRRDLRQRAGRDVPVLLLVGRDDSVGGPRGVHRLARAYRERGGLTDVTTLVYDGRHEILNEPVQGQVRADIRAWLDARIPAPS
- a CDS encoding lipoate--protein ligase family protein translates to MHGEYKVPGGKLVVVDLEVEAGRISSFHLAGDFFLEPDTALDDINRAVTGLPDTAEVSTIAAAIRAQLPDGVQMLGFTPEAVGTAVRRALVTASTWSDFEWEVIDDPAVSPMTNLALDEVLTGRVGDGRRKPTLRIWEWDQSAVVIGSFQSYRNEVDPEGAKRHGFQVVRRISGGGAMLMGAEQIITYSLYVPASLVAGLTFADSYAFLDDWVLQALREVGIDATYQPLNDIASPSGKIGGAAQKRLANGGVLHHATLSYDIDGQVMTEVLRIGREKLSDKGTTSAAKRVDPIRSQTGMARREILDRFIASFQRFTGAERGHVAPDELAEAEELVRTKFSTDAWLHRVP
- a CDS encoding DNA-methyltransferase, encoding MTSDILDGEPLAALTPGRGAVAIHYGDNLDVAATLPDGAFTIAYLDPPFNTGRGRETDESRRGFSVHVPDAPALEPEEPMAIELEDGALFGSPDGADIAAVDTREAEIRAASHTGFHGRSYERVRGALRSFDDRFDDYWGFLMPRIEEAWRLLADDGTLYLHLDYREAHYAKVMLDAVFGRDSFLNELIWAYDYGAKSRRRWPTKHDTILVYVKDPDRYWFDSEAVDREPYMAPGLVTREKARRGKLPTDVWWHTIVPTSGGERTGYATQKPEGILRRIVQASSRPGDRVLDMFAGSGTTGAVAAALGRDAVLIDDNPDAIRIMGDRIPDARVVLRRYTRRAP
- a CDS encoding carboxylesterase/lipase family protein, translated to MGAQNDHVEQPLVLTDAGRVRGFWRGECATFLGIPYARPPRGALRFQAPMRPEYREDIYDATRQGATPQRGATGITLIPEPSVPGPSTLNVNIFTPTTDPHAALPVIVYFHGGAYVSGSPASPWYDGRSFARDGVVVVTASYRLGFDGFGWIADAPSNRGVRDWLAALEWVQRNIRGFGGDPAQVTIAGQSAGAGAVVTLLGMPAAQHLFAGAWAMSATIGAIMPDEAERFGRMVAQEGGVEPTVAGWRSLTEKQVRLAAQDLIGMHDLHGAQAVLSGGLRLGPVVDGDLIPEPTVRALANGVGSDKPLVLGTTDDEFSMIVDDYRKWLRWLPAGLVLAVLGLPWKRRRAYLRANAELRRERGVPAAIGRFVTDALFRRHVVRIGRVRSATAGARTWAYRFEWVSPVRGWSLHCLDVPFFFDVLDAEGVEMIAGEDPPQDLADDVHGAAVRFAHEHAADWSPWTAGSAPSRVFTHPRPASREDLHAYDGAIPLA
- the poxB gene encoding ubiquinone-dependent pyruvate dehydrogenase, giving the protein MTNVAENIVEVLKANGVERVYGIPGDSLNGFTDALRKDGSVEWVHVRHEESAAFAAAADAALTGELAVAAGSCGPGNLHLINGLYDAQRSRVPVLAIAAHIPTSEIGTNYFQETHPQELFRECSVYVEYVADPSQMPRILEIAMRAAIEQRGVAVIVIPGDVALADAASERVTVIERTHPVVVPSEEELARAVRILDGAKKVTILAGAGTQGAHDEVVALADRLAAPIVHALRGKEFLEYDNPYDVGLTGLLGFASGYRAMDAADAVLMLGTDFPYPQFYPDHAKTIQVDIRGSQLGRRHPLDLGLVGDVKATAAALLPRLADGRSRSHLEDARDHYVKTRRKLDELAVPRRGSHPIHPQYLARLIDEAAGDDTVFTADVGSPVVWASRYLTMNGRRRLVGSFSHGSMANALMHGIGAQAADRDRQVVALAGDGGLAMMLGELITLTQNKLPVKTVVFNNSSLNFVELEMKAAGFVTYGTDLANPDFAAVANALGIKGIRVERSDQLPDAVAELLAHDGPALLDVVTERQELSLPPSISADQVGGFALYAIRTVLSGRGDELLDLARANWRQLF
- a CDS encoding MFS transporter, giving the protein MADPQTHPGAPAPPENGMRSFVHVLVNTAFANITTSYLWFGLTFWIYLETENVIATGVIGGAYMLFIALFSMFFGTLVDRFRKKAVMAWATLAAFVVFCLDAVFYFLLGEERMVDLTEPWFWIFAVVMLAGAVVEQLRNIALSTTVTLLVPVEKHANANGLVGTVQGLAFLVTSVFSGLSIGFLGMGGTILIALVAIALSLVHLLAIRIPEREIVHAEGQPRWVDVAGGVRAVRLVPGLLTLILFTTLNNLVGGVYMALMDPYGLEMFSVEMWGIWLAVTSTGFIVGGMVIAKVGLGRNPIRTMLLIAAFIGLVGAVFALREWAWLYVAGMWVYMCFVPAVEAAEQTVIQKVTPYEKQGRVFGFAMTFEAASAPITSFLIAPIAQLWVIPYMRLEDGQRRWSWLLGEGDARGIGLVFLVAGVVAVALALSGFLLPAYRTLSKQFTTDGQGAATNEPASSEGLISPVEARAGFDEPATPDHSPER
- a CDS encoding MarR family winged helix-turn-helix transcriptional regulator, which codes for MGDRRLAIEAWESLFRAQHEVFGKLSGDFVGSDLSQAEYDVLLTVTRAPDMTARLRDVTANMLISQPSVSRLVDRMVGRGLVTKCSDPDDGRGALVTATEEGAHAFRVIGAAHGRSIAEHMACFDDEELRTLLTLTEKLRGYRSGE